In Denticeps clupeoides unplaced genomic scaffold, fDenClu1.1, whole genome shotgun sequence, the DNA window AGTCTTCAGCATGTTCTAAAAACGACGTTCTTCTGCCGGAATGAGTTGAAGTTAGAACATGGCTGCTGGGATCTGCAGGATGTGGCATCTGCTGCCtgctccatttacatttacagtatttggcagacgcccttatccagagtgatcacttctggttcactaggacccccaactatgaatacaatctttttattcactctgttctagtttctatacagaagaaggttacaagttcatctaaatcttctctaaagatgaaggtcttgagctgccgtgtgaaggtgctcagtgactgagctggaagttcattccaccaccgatgggccaagacggagaagagtctagatgagcgtcttccttttaccttcagagatggagggaccaggcgagcagtactggaggctcggagtatacgaggtgcagtgtgaggtgtaataagggctgtgaggtaggatggtgctgctccatgtttgactttgtaggccagcatcagtatttagaacctgatgcgtgcagctactgggagccagtggagggaacgtagcagaggggcggtgtggagaacttgggaaggttgaagataattttgtagtagttgtagaggtgggatggaacatagtggtagaccagctagaaggtagttgcagtagtccagtcgtgaggttactaaggactgaaccaggatctgggtggcctgggttgacagataagggcggattcgtctgatattgtagagaaggaatctacatgagcggggaaggttgctgatgtgagtcgagaaggagagttggttgtctattgttacaccaaggttgcgggctgttgcagaaggagagagctgcgagttgtccaggtaaatagcaagatcctgatgtggtgaagaatctgctggaatgaatattagttcagttttggtgggattgagttggaggtgatgggctgccatccaagacgagatgtcggttagattTTGGAACCAGcgtgtagatcagagggaggaaaagagaagaggagttgtgtctcgtcggcatagcagtggtaggatagtCCATGTGAGGagatgacctcaccaagtgatctcgtgtagagggagaaaaggagagccACAGCGATATTTTCCTGTAAAATCACGCTTCAGCACTAAAGCCGCATCAACTTGTCCAACACTGAAGACGATGAAGGTTGCATCCCGTCACGTGAAGTTTGGAGCTTGAGGAGGGTGAGGTGCAGACGGGGGGGAGGGCTGACAGGTACTGTACTCATGAATATTCGGACGTTTAATGAAGGGCTGGACGAGTGGGCCGTCCTGGTGAGTCGGCGTGGTCGGTCTTCGTCCCGACCACACTTCCCCGCCGGGGCTGAAGCGAGAGGACCTTCTGGAGAGGAGTCCCGCAGGGAACCAGCACGGTCCCGCCACCCAGAACCCTCGGTCCTGCTTCTTCTCGCAGTACAGGGTGAGTCCATCATCTTCAAGTCAGCTGACGGCGCTGTCGTCCAGACGTGGACTCGTCGCCGTTATTCAGATTTGTGTAAATAAAGTCAGAAATCAATAAGTGCTGAGTGCTCAGTTCTAAAAATATTCTCAAGGTTAAACGCTCGGATTTCAGCTGCAGTGAAAGTGATCTGTGTCTTTACATGGTCCTGGGCGGCATGGTGGTCAGGCTTGTCATCTTCAGCCCACCAGTAAACTCGGCAAGACAGGGAGAACCTGATGAAAAAGTTTATTAAACAGGTACTGAAGATGAAGATGCTCTTCACAAACCAGATGTGTAGGATGTATTCTAATCGTGAGAATCATCAGGTGATGAATATGGCAGATatgaatttaaatttttaattatgatcatgtgtgtgtgtgtgtttcagtttgCTCTCTTCATCATGTCTGTCTGcagatgttttattttccttcttctcctgacTGGCAAGtgagtgaaacacacacacacacacacacacacacacacacacacacgtgaatgACTGTACTGTATAGACATGCTGTCTTGTGTATATGgtgtgtattctgtgtgtgtcttgtgtgtatgtgtcttgtgtgtgtggtgtgttgtgtgtctgtgtgtgtgtgtgtgtgtgtgtgtgtgtcttgtgtgtgtgtgtgtgtatttgtgtcttgtgtgtgtatgtgtcttgtgtgtgtgtgtgtgtgtgtgtcttgtgtgtgtgtgtgtgtgtatttgtgtcttgtgtgtgtatgtgtattgtgtgtgtgtgtgtgtgtgtgtgtgtgtgtgttagtttgtGTGGAGAGGTGCTGGGAGCGTCGTTACCCACCACCGTGAGCGGGAGGACAGGAGGACCCAGCGGACGCCTCCCGACTGCAGCACCCACTCAGAACAGAAGACTGGACCTGCTGAGGAACAAGTTCATGAATGagtttcaacacacacactgtacgaacacgcacacacacacacacacacacacaagaatacAGATGTATCAGCTTTATTGGGAGTGATCAGGAATTGTGTGTGTAAgatatcagtgtgtgtttgatgttcATCCAGCCTTTACATGTGTCActttacacgtgtgtgtgtgtgtgtgtgtgtgtgtgtttgtgcagtgcCTTCCTGGGCTGTTGTCGCTCTGGTGTTGGTGTTGCTTCTGCTGTTGTGCAGCTGCTGGTTCTGTTGCTGCCAGAAGACCATCttcaagaagaagaaggagaagaaaggaaagGAGAAGGATGGAAAAAATGACTTCAGCATGAAGGATGTCAGTGATGATGGGAgtgcacaggtgtgtgtgtgtgtgtgtgcacataaatACGCCAATCAGTCATAACATAATGGACCCGCCGTCAAATATTGATTAGTTCCACCCATTTGCCAGTGAAACTGCCCTGACTGTTTGAGGTATGGTCTCCAGCaacctctgaaggtatctgctgtggCATCCTGTAAGTTCTGTTGTGAGCTGGTGCCTCCATGAACCTACAGTGCTCCAGTTTCTCCAACACTGCCGACCACAAACATCCAATACGATGTTTATGTCCTTGTCCCTGTCCTCACACTTGACCATTACCTCAGCCCCAACAGTGCAGCTCTGACGCAGTAAAGGAAGAGGCGGAGCCTAAGGAGGAAATGACGCTGGGCAAACTACAGTTCTCGCTGGACTACAACTTCACTGATGCATCTGTGAGTCACTGTTTTAAAATGACCCATCAGCCCCTTCACTCACAAGAAACATCCATCCAACCATCTTTCCATGATGAACATGCTCCTCCTTCTCAGCTGGTGGTGGGGATCCTCCAAGCCTCCGACCTCCCGGCCATGGACATGAACGGAACCTCTGACCCGTACGTCAAGCTCTACCTCCTaccagagaagaagaagaagtttgAAACCAAAATCCACCGGAAAACCCTGAACCCCACCTTCAACGAGAGCTTCGTCTTCAAGGTGAGGAAAGGATTCACATTCCGAGTCGTTTGAAGTGTAGGTAGATTGTAATCTGAGAATCAGTTCATGGTTCTAGTTTACAGATGATGAAATTTGAATTATCGTTATGATGTTTAACTTGTGAATATTGTCCAGAAATGTCCTGTTGATGCGTGAACTTGTCTCCAGGTGCCTTACACGGAGCTGGGCGGTAAGACGCTGGTCATGACCGTCTACGACTTCGACCGCTTCTCCAAACACGACGCCATCGGCGACGCCCGCGTCCAGATGAGCAGAGTGGACTTCAGCCAGGTGACGGAGGAGTGGAGATACCTGCAGAAGGCGGAGAAGGAGGAGGTCAGACGCTTTTCTGCTGAAGGAGCAAAACAGGGGCACTGCAGCActtacccataatgcattttaatacgGTTCGTTTGAAGTTCAGCTGCTGTCACCTGTTCAAGGTCAAAGGTTTGGCTGAATGTGTCCTCTTTGCAGCATGAGAAGCTGGGTGACGTCTGTTTGTCCCTGCGCTACGTCCCCACTGCTGGGAAGCTCACCATCGTCATTCTGGAGGCCAAAAACCTGAAGAAGATGGATGTGGGCGGCCTGTCTGGTGAGTTGGAGGGAAGGAACATGAATGTGGaatagaaatacataaataaacagaagctCAGCTTGGAGAAGCTTTTCTGAGGGACCTGTTGTAACCTGAAATGCTGAGCTGCGGTTCTGTGAATTTCTGCCTTGTTCCATGTGGTCTAGATCCGTATGTGAAGATTCATTTGGTGCAGAACGGGAagaggcagaagaagaagaagacaacaGTGAAGAAGAACACCCTGAACCCATATTACAACGAGTCCTTCAGCTTTGAGGTCCCATCTGAACACATCGAGGTGAGGCCTCCACCTTTAACCTTTACCCTGCTAACGTGGTCACTGCACTGACTGTGGTCTCCTGTCTGTCCACAGAAGGTGCAGGTGGTCGTGACCGTCCTGGACTACGATAAGATTGGGAAGAATGACGCCATTGGAAAGCTGTTCCTGGGGCTGAACAGCACGGGCACAGAGCAGCGCCACTGGGCAGACATGCTGGCCAATCCAAGAAGGCCCATCGCCCAGTGGCACGCTCTCAAACCCGAGGACGACGTGGACGCAGTCATCTCCAAGAAatgagcgtgtgtgtctgtatgtgtgttccaCATGGTCAACCAAGTTCTGAACTTTTCATTATAGTACCATCATGACCACTTCGCACCATAACGAAGGTGAAGACGTGCTACAGGGAGGATCGTACTACTGAGCAAAATGTTAATGTGGAGCAAGTTTCACATCAGAACCACTTGAAATTAATAACAACCCATATTCACCCTTATTAAAAATATCAGCTCCAGACTGGAACCCGTCAGAACCTCCATCAGACCAACACAACCAACCAAGGCAGATCATTAACTGGTCAGCAATGCcgtgtaaatgtataaatatttcaaaaa includes these proteins:
- the LOC114779565 gene encoding synaptotagmin-1-like produces the protein MNEFQHTHLPSWAVVALVLVLLLLLCSCWFCCCQKTIFKKKKEKKGKEKDGKNDFSMKDVSDDGSAQPQQCSSDAVKEEAEPKEEMTLGKLQFSLDYNFTDASLVVGILQASDLPAMDMNGTSDPYVKLYLLPEKKKKFETKIHRKTLNPTFNESFVFKVPYTELGGKTLVMTVYDFDRFSKHDAIGDARVQMSRVDFSQVTEEWRYLQKAEKEEHEKLGDVCLSLRYVPTAGKLTIVILEAKNLKKMDVGGLSDPYVKIHLVQNGKRQKKKKTTVKKNTLNPYYNESFSFEVPSEHIEKVQVVVTVLDYDKIGKNDAIGKLFLGLNSTGTEQRHWADMLANPRRPIAQWHALKPEDDVDAVISKK